A single Nicotiana tabacum cultivar K326 chromosome 5, ASM71507v2, whole genome shotgun sequence DNA region contains:
- the LOC142180883 gene encoding uncharacterized protein LOC142180883, which yields MGETSFSLVYGAEALILVEIGEPSTRYTQATEESNEEETRENLDLLEERREAILIRMAAEKQVMEQYYNRKARLRYFKIGDYVLKKVFQSMRAANAGKLSPTWEGPYKIHGITGKGAYELETLDGKILPSNWNVVHLKRYYF from the coding sequence ATGGGAGAAACATCATTTTCACTTGTATACGGAGCTGAAGCCTTAATTCTAGTcgagataggggaaccaagtacgAGATATACACAAGCTACCGAGGAATCGAATGAAGAAGAGACACGAGAAAAcctagatttacttgaagaaAGGAGGGAAGCTATATTAATAAGGATGGCAGCAGAAAAACAAGTTATGGAGCAGTATTACAATCGGAAAGCTCGTctcagatacttcaagattggggactacgTACTCAAGAAAGTTTTCCAATCCATGAGGGCAGCCAATGCAGGAAAGTTAAGTCCAACTTGGGAAGGACCTTATAAGATTCATGGTATCacaggaaaaggagcatacgagcttGAAACATTGGATGGCAAGATTCTACCTTcaaattggaatgttgttcatctaAAGAGATACTACTTCTAA